From a single Micromonospora carbonacea genomic region:
- a CDS encoding DUF7782 domain-containing protein, which yields MDEHDMLLSPAGVEALRTALSRAAYTSNGIADRLGPQATGGIARNDFRAALRATADRDPLATLIRVFICDQTEPEAAVAAALAPLTVAEALAGGLVERHGDGLRAGVDLEPYADDWWVLADLPVSSRPGRPLHAEHVLGIGGATQTLIGAAVRRPVETALDLGTGSGVQALHLATHARRVTATDVSERALRFAATTAALNGQDWELLRGDLVAPVAGRRFDLVVSNPPFVVGPGTTTHVYRDSGRVGDAIGAELAAAAPGLLTEGGTMQYLANWVHVTGEDWGERVAGWFAGTGLDAWVIQREVADPMAYVNLWLTDVGEAADPHRAAAWLDWFDAHKVEAVGFGIVSLRRGGHADPVVRIEDLRQRVEPPMGERIAAWFDRQDWLRARGADGLLDARYRAAEGLQLRQEATMGDEGWAVDRQVLAMPHGLRWTEEIDPLVLALVGGADGRLPLRDQLALLAAAHDVAPEELAEAAGPIVAHLVERGIVEPVSD from the coding sequence GTGGACGAACACGACATGCTGCTCTCCCCCGCCGGCGTCGAGGCGCTCCGCACGGCGCTGTCCCGCGCCGCGTACACCTCGAACGGCATCGCCGACCGGCTCGGACCGCAGGCGACCGGCGGGATCGCCCGCAACGACTTCCGGGCGGCCCTGCGCGCCACCGCCGACCGCGACCCGCTGGCCACCCTCATCCGGGTGTTCATCTGCGACCAGACCGAGCCGGAGGCCGCGGTGGCCGCCGCGCTCGCCCCGCTGACCGTGGCCGAGGCGCTGGCCGGGGGCCTGGTCGAGCGGCACGGCGACGGGCTGCGCGCGGGCGTCGACCTGGAGCCGTACGCCGACGACTGGTGGGTCCTCGCCGACCTGCCGGTCAGCTCCCGGCCGGGCCGGCCGCTGCACGCCGAGCACGTGCTCGGCATCGGCGGGGCGACCCAGACGCTGATCGGGGCGGCCGTGCGCCGGCCGGTGGAGACCGCGCTCGACCTGGGCACCGGCTCCGGGGTGCAGGCGCTGCACCTGGCCACCCACGCCCGCCGGGTCACCGCCACCGACGTCTCCGAGCGGGCGCTGCGCTTCGCCGCCACCACGGCCGCGCTCAACGGCCAGGACTGGGAGCTGCTGCGCGGGGACCTGGTCGCCCCGGTCGCCGGACGCAGGTTCGACCTGGTGGTCAGCAACCCGCCGTTCGTGGTCGGCCCCGGCACCACCACCCACGTGTACCGGGACTCGGGCCGGGTCGGCGACGCGATCGGCGCCGAGCTGGCCGCCGCCGCACCAGGGCTGCTCACCGAGGGCGGCACCATGCAGTACCTGGCCAACTGGGTGCACGTCACCGGGGAGGACTGGGGCGAGCGGGTGGCCGGCTGGTTCGCCGGCACCGGCCTGGACGCCTGGGTCATCCAGCGGGAGGTCGCCGACCCGATGGCGTACGTCAACCTGTGGCTGACCGACGTCGGCGAGGCCGCCGACCCGCACCGGGCGGCGGCCTGGCTCGACTGGTTCGACGCGCACAAGGTGGAGGCGGTCGGCTTCGGCATCGTCTCGCTGCGTCGCGGCGGCCACGCCGACCCGGTGGTGCGGATCGAGGACCTGCGGCAGCGGGTGGAGCCGCCGATGGGCGAGCGGATCGCCGCCTGGTTCGACCGCCAGGACTGGCTCCGGGCACGCGGTGCCGACGGGCTGCTCGACGCGCGCTACCGGGCCGCCGAGGGGCTCCAGCTGCGGCAGGAGGCGACGATGGGCGACGAGGGCTGGGCGGTGGACCGGCAGGTCCTGGCGATGCCGCACGGGCTGCGCTGGACGGAGGAGATCGACCCGCTGGTGCTGGCCCTGGTCGGCGGCGCGGACGGCCGGCTGCCGCTGCGCGACCAGCTCGCCCTGCTCGCCGCCGCGCACGACGTGGCCCCCGAGGAGCTGGCCGAGGCGGCCGGCCCGATCGTGGCGCACCTGGTGGAACGCGGCATCGTCGAGCCGGTGAGCGACTGA
- the dtd gene encoding D-aminoacyl-tRNA deacylase — MRAVVQTVGRASVTVDGEVVGAVTDGLLVLLGVTHTDTGETARTMARKIHELRVLDDERSAADTGAGILVVSQFTLYGDARKGRRPSWTAAAPAEVAEPLVEAVVAALRERGAPVQTGRFRAHMLVESVNVGPRTLLLDL; from the coding sequence ATGCGGGCGGTCGTGCAGACCGTCGGCCGGGCCAGCGTCACGGTCGACGGGGAGGTCGTCGGCGCGGTCACCGACGGGCTGCTGGTGCTGCTCGGGGTGACCCACACCGACACCGGGGAGACGGCCCGCACCATGGCCCGCAAGATCCACGAGCTGCGCGTCCTGGACGACGAGCGCAGCGCGGCGGACACCGGCGCCGGCATCCTGGTGGTCAGCCAGTTCACCCTCTACGGCGACGCCCGCAAGGGCCGCCGCCCGAGCTGGACCGCCGCCGCCCCCGCCGAGGTCGCCGAGCCCCTGGTCGAGGCGGTCGTGGCGGCCCTGCGCGAGCGTGGCGCCCCGGTGCAGACGGGCCGCTTCCGCGCCCACATGCTGGTGGAGAGCGTCAACGTGGGCCCCCGCACCCTCCTCCTGGACCTCTGA
- a CDS encoding sporulation protein, giving the protein MVFKRLMQAMGVGGPSVETVLSNPNCRPGGQLEGVVHVAGGEHAVDIDYVALGLVTRVEVESGDSEYETTQEFHRRQVTGAFRLEPGQRYDVPFRFDVPWETPLTELYGQHLHGMTMGLRTELEVARAVDKGDLDAVAVHPLPAQEALLEALLRLGFRFARADVERGHIYGVRQHLPFYQEIEFYPAPQYAQAINQLEVTFVTDPQQVQVVLEIDKRGGVFTEGRDAFGRFSVDHATVHNTDWAAQLDGWLRQSIQRRGLFF; this is encoded by the coding sequence GTGGTCTTCAAGCGGCTCATGCAGGCGATGGGTGTGGGCGGTCCGTCGGTGGAGACGGTGCTGAGCAATCCGAACTGCCGTCCGGGCGGTCAGTTGGAGGGCGTCGTGCACGTGGCCGGCGGCGAGCACGCGGTCGACATCGACTACGTCGCGCTGGGCCTGGTCACCCGGGTCGAGGTGGAGAGCGGCGACAGCGAGTACGAGACCACCCAGGAGTTCCACCGTCGCCAGGTGACCGGGGCGTTCCGGCTGGAGCCGGGGCAGCGCTACGACGTCCCGTTCCGCTTCGACGTGCCGTGGGAGACCCCGCTCACCGAGCTGTACGGGCAGCACCTGCACGGGATGACGATGGGGCTGCGTACGGAGCTGGAGGTGGCGCGGGCGGTCGACAAGGGCGACCTGGACGCGGTGGCGGTGCACCCGCTGCCGGCCCAGGAGGCGCTGCTGGAGGCGCTGCTGCGGCTGGGCTTCCGGTTCGCCCGCGCCGACGTCGAGCGGGGCCACATCTACGGGGTACGCCAGCACCTGCCGTTCTACCAGGAGATCGAGTTCTACCCGGCCCCCCAGTACGCCCAGGCGATCAACCAGCTGGAGGTCACCTTCGTCACCGACCCGCAGCAAGTGCAGGTGGTGCTGGAGATCGACAAGCGGGGCGGCGTGTTCACCGAGGGGCGGGACGCCTTCGGCCGGTTCAGCGTCGACCACGCCACCGTGCACAACACCGACTGGGCCGCCCAGCTCGACGGCTGGCTCCGCCAGTCCATCCAGCGCCGCGGCCTCTTCTTCTGA
- the sigB gene encoding RNA polymerase sigma factor SigB, with protein MVLQMIENQIGPAVTTDAEAAADTLTDLDATDERGVSTDLVRAYLNGIGRTKLLTAEQEVVLAKRIEAGLFAEEKLATCTPVSTELRADLEIVVAEGRTAKDHLLEANLRLVVSIAKRYTGRGMAFLDLIQEGNLGLIRAVEKFDYTKGFKFSTYATWWIRQAITRAMADQARTIRIPVHMVEQVNRMVRARRELAVTLGREPTVAEVARAMDVPEFQVIELISYDREPVSLDQAVGEDGESALGDFVAAVDPAAEPGAAAADGELRNEVQIVLATLSQREQAVIRLRFGLDDGRQRTLDEVGKEFGLSRERIRQIEKVTLLKLRAPERAQRLEAYAC; from the coding sequence ATGGTCCTTCAGATGATCGAGAACCAGATCGGCCCGGCCGTCACCACCGACGCCGAGGCTGCCGCCGACACCCTGACCGACCTCGACGCCACCGACGAGCGCGGCGTCTCCACGGACCTGGTCCGGGCATACCTCAACGGCATCGGGCGCACCAAGCTGCTCACCGCCGAGCAGGAGGTGGTGCTCGCCAAGCGGATCGAGGCCGGGCTGTTCGCCGAGGAGAAGCTGGCCACCTGCACGCCCGTCTCGACGGAGCTGCGCGCCGACCTGGAGATCGTCGTCGCCGAGGGGCGCACGGCCAAGGACCACCTGCTGGAGGCCAACCTGCGCCTCGTCGTCAGCATCGCCAAGCGGTACACCGGCCGGGGCATGGCGTTCCTCGACCTCATCCAGGAGGGCAACCTCGGCCTGATCCGGGCGGTCGAGAAGTTCGACTACACCAAGGGCTTCAAGTTCTCCACGTACGCGACCTGGTGGATCCGGCAGGCGATCACCCGGGCGATGGCCGACCAGGCCCGCACCATCCGCATCCCGGTGCACATGGTCGAGCAGGTCAACCGGATGGTCCGGGCCCGCCGCGAGCTGGCCGTCACGCTGGGCCGCGAGCCCACCGTCGCCGAGGTCGCCCGCGCCATGGACGTCCCCGAGTTCCAGGTCATCGAGCTGATCTCGTACGACCGGGAGCCGGTCAGCCTCGACCAGGCCGTCGGCGAGGACGGCGAGAGCGCCCTGGGCGACTTCGTCGCCGCCGTCGACCCGGCCGCCGAGCCCGGTGCGGCCGCCGCCGACGGCGAGCTGCGCAACGAGGTGCAGATCGTGCTCGCCACCCTGTCCCAGCGGGAGCAGGCCGTGATCCGGCTCCGCTTCGGCCTGGACGACGGCCGGCAGCGCACCCTCGACGAGGTGGGCAAGGAGTTCGGCCTGTCCCGGGAGCGGATCCGGCAGATCGAGAAGGTCACGCTGCTCAAGCTGCGCGCCCCGGAGCGGGCGCAGCGGCTGGAGGCGTACGCCTGCTGA
- a CDS encoding bifunctional acetate--CoA ligase family protein/GNAT family N-acetyltransferase, giving the protein MTTVDQPVDVLLSDGSTVGLRPIRPDDAPGIVAMHARFSERTRYLRYFSPYPRIPERDLNRFVHVDHVDREAFVVLAAGRIVAVGRYERLGPQAPEAEVAFVVEDAHQGRGIGSVLLEHLADAARRVGIVRFVAEVLPANGAMLRVFADFGYQVQRQYADGVVHLSFPIAPTEATLAVQRGREHRTEARSIARLLAPRGVAVYGASATGQGVGAALLGHLRDGGYPGPVVPVHPGAATVAGLPAYPSAVDAGHAIDLAVVAVAPEAVGAVVADAAAAGAHGLVVISAGFAEAGADGAAAQRALVRAAHAAGMRVVGPNCLGVANTADQVRLNATLAPALPAPGRVGIFSQSGAFGVALLAEAARRGLGLSSFVSAGNRADVSGNDLLQYWQDAPGTDVIMLYLETFGNPRKFARLARRIGRDKPVVALASPARPPGLNGDAPGPDAVAVDALFAQSGVIRVDTVAELLDVGVLLAHQPRPAGRRVAVVGNSSALTGLAATACAAQGLTVAAGYPSDVGPRAGAAEFAAAFGAAAADAHVDALVAVFAPPLPGQLTDTGADFAAALPGALDAGKPVVATFLAGRVPAGVPAYPSVEEAVRALARVAAYADWLRRPPGALPELPRVDPAAAAAALRADGADPAGLLGAYGIDVVPSVRAGSADEAVAAAGALGCPVALKAAAPGLRHRLDLGAVRLDLADAAAVRRAYAEMSTVFGADVLVQAMVPPGVPCVVELVEDPAFGPVVGFGLGGVATELLGDRAWRAVPLTDADAAELVDAPRAAPLLRGHRGAAPVDRAALAELLLRVGRLADEQPRVRSLTLNPVLARPDGISVLHATVGVGAAGARPDTGPRRL; this is encoded by the coding sequence GTGACCACAGTCGACCAGCCGGTGGACGTGCTGCTCAGCGACGGCAGCACCGTCGGGCTGCGCCCGATCCGCCCGGACGACGCGCCCGGGATCGTGGCGATGCACGCCCGCTTCTCGGAGCGCACCCGCTACCTGCGCTACTTCTCGCCGTACCCGCGCATCCCGGAGCGGGACCTGAACCGCTTCGTGCACGTCGACCACGTCGACCGGGAGGCGTTCGTGGTGCTCGCCGCCGGGCGGATCGTCGCCGTGGGCCGCTACGAACGGCTCGGCCCGCAGGCCCCCGAGGCCGAGGTGGCGTTCGTGGTGGAGGACGCCCACCAGGGGCGGGGGATCGGCTCGGTGCTGCTGGAGCACCTGGCCGACGCCGCCCGGCGGGTCGGGATCGTGCGTTTCGTCGCCGAGGTGCTCCCGGCCAACGGGGCGATGCTGCGGGTCTTCGCCGACTTCGGCTACCAGGTCCAACGCCAGTACGCCGACGGCGTGGTGCACCTGAGCTTCCCGATCGCGCCGACCGAGGCGACGCTGGCGGTGCAGCGGGGTCGGGAGCACCGCACCGAGGCCCGCTCCATCGCCCGGCTGCTGGCCCCCCGGGGCGTGGCCGTCTACGGCGCGAGCGCCACCGGGCAGGGCGTCGGCGCGGCGCTGCTCGGGCACCTGCGCGACGGCGGGTACCCGGGGCCGGTCGTGCCGGTGCACCCGGGCGCGGCGACGGTGGCGGGGCTGCCCGCGTACCCGTCGGCGGTCGACGCCGGCCACGCGATCGACCTGGCGGTGGTCGCGGTGGCCCCGGAGGCGGTGGGCGCGGTGGTGGCCGACGCGGCGGCGGCCGGCGCGCACGGCCTGGTGGTGATCTCGGCCGGCTTCGCCGAGGCCGGCGCGGACGGCGCGGCGGCCCAGCGGGCCCTGGTCCGCGCCGCGCACGCCGCCGGGATGCGGGTCGTCGGCCCGAACTGCCTGGGCGTGGCCAACACCGCCGACCAGGTACGCCTCAACGCGACCCTCGCGCCCGCGCTGCCGGCCCCCGGCCGGGTGGGCATCTTCAGCCAGTCCGGCGCGTTCGGGGTGGCGCTGCTGGCCGAGGCGGCCCGGCGGGGCCTCGGCCTGTCCAGCTTCGTCTCGGCCGGCAACCGGGCCGACGTCTCCGGCAACGACCTGCTTCAATACTGGCAGGACGCCCCCGGCACCGACGTGATCATGTTGTACCTGGAGACGTTCGGCAACCCGCGCAAGTTCGCCCGGCTGGCCCGGCGGATCGGCCGGGACAAGCCGGTGGTGGCGCTGGCGTCCCCGGCCCGCCCGCCCGGCCTGAACGGCGACGCGCCCGGCCCCGACGCGGTCGCGGTCGACGCCCTGTTCGCCCAGTCCGGGGTGATCCGGGTCGACACGGTCGCCGAGCTGCTCGACGTCGGCGTGCTGCTGGCCCACCAGCCCCGGCCCGCCGGGCGGCGGGTCGCCGTGGTCGGCAACTCCTCGGCGCTGACCGGGCTGGCCGCCACCGCCTGCGCCGCGCAGGGGCTGACGGTGGCGGCCGGCTACCCGTCCGACGTGGGCCCCCGGGCCGGGGCGGCCGAGTTCGCCGCCGCGTTCGGCGCGGCCGCCGCCGACGCGCACGTGGACGCCCTCGTCGCGGTCTTCGCCCCGCCACTGCCCGGCCAGCTCACCGACACCGGGGCCGACTTCGCCGCCGCCCTGCCCGGCGCGCTCGACGCCGGCAAGCCGGTGGTGGCGACCTTCCTCGCCGGGCGCGTGCCGGCGGGGGTGCCGGCGTATCCGAGCGTGGAGGAGGCGGTGCGGGCCCTGGCCCGGGTCGCCGCGTACGCCGACTGGCTGCGCCGGCCGCCCGGCGCGCTGCCCGAGCTGCCCCGCGTCGACCCCGCCGCCGCGGCCGCCGCGCTGCGCGCCGACGGGGCCGACCCGGCGGGGCTGCTGGGCGCGTACGGTATCGACGTGGTGCCGTCGGTGCGCGCCGGGTCGGCCGACGAGGCGGTCGCCGCCGCCGGGGCGCTGGGCTGCCCGGTGGCGCTGAAGGCGGCCGCCCCCGGGCTGCGGCACCGCCTCGACCTCGGCGCGGTCCGGCTCGACCTGGCCGACGCGGCGGCGGTGCGCCGGGCGTACGCGGAGATGTCGACGGTCTTCGGCGCGGACGTCCTGGTGCAGGCGATGGTCCCGCCCGGCGTGCCCTGCGTGGTGGAGCTGGTGGAGGACCCGGCGTTCGGGCCGGTGGTCGGCTTCGGCCTCGGCGGCGTCGCCACCGAGCTGCTCGGCGACCGGGCGTGGCGGGCGGTGCCGCTGACCGACGCCGACGCCGCCGAGCTGGTCGACGCGCCCCGGGCCGCGCCGCTGCTGCGCGGGCACCGGGGGGCCGCGCCGGTGGACCGGGCCGCCCTGGCGGAGCTGCTGCTGCGGGTGGGGCGGCTCGCCGACGAGCAGCCCCGGGTGCGTTCGCTCACCCTCAACCCGGTGCTGGCCCGCCCGGACGGCATCTCGGTGCTGCACGCCACGGTGGGCGTCGGCGCGGCGGGCGCCCGCCCCGACACGGGCCCCCGCCGCCTGTAA
- a CDS encoding acetoin utilization protein AcuC, producing the protein MSEDTVVVWDEALLAYDMGDHPLDPVRVELTVALAGELGVLGRPGVRLVRPEPAGEALLTRVHDPRYLDAVRVAPRDPLFAGFGLGTSDNPVFEGMHESSALVAGATVAAAEAVWRGEARRAVNVAGGLHHAMPARAAGFCVYNDPAVAIARLLDLGAERIAYVDVDVHHGDGVQAIFWDDPRVLTVSLHETPLALFPGTGFPDETGGPGAPGSAVNVPLPPGVDDAGWLRAFHAVVPSVLRAFRPQLLVTQCGADGHRIDPLADLHLSVDGQRATYLALRALADELCDGRWVATGGGGYALVEVVPRAWTHLLAVATGDPIDPATLTPPGWRGLAAARRPGREVPLRMTDDADPAFAPWQPTGEPNPVDRAIAATRKAVFPLLGLDPHDPRD; encoded by the coding sequence ATGTCCGAGGACACGGTGGTGGTGTGGGACGAGGCGCTGCTCGCCTACGACATGGGCGACCATCCGCTCGACCCGGTGCGGGTCGAGCTGACCGTCGCGCTCGCCGGGGAGCTGGGCGTCCTGGGCCGGCCCGGGGTGCGGCTGGTCCGGCCGGAGCCGGCCGGCGAGGCCCTGCTGACCCGGGTGCACGACCCGCGCTACCTCGACGCCGTCCGCGTCGCCCCCCGCGACCCGCTCTTCGCCGGGTTCGGGCTGGGCACATCGGACAATCCGGTCTTCGAGGGGATGCACGAGTCCAGCGCGCTGGTCGCCGGGGCCACCGTGGCCGCCGCCGAGGCGGTGTGGCGGGGCGAGGCGCGGCGGGCCGTCAACGTGGCCGGCGGGCTGCACCACGCCATGCCGGCCCGCGCCGCCGGGTTCTGCGTCTACAACGACCCGGCGGTGGCCATCGCCCGCCTGCTCGACCTCGGCGCGGAGCGGATCGCGTACGTCGACGTGGACGTGCACCACGGCGACGGCGTGCAGGCCATCTTCTGGGACGACCCCCGGGTGCTCACCGTCAGCCTGCACGAGACCCCGCTCGCCCTGTTCCCCGGCACCGGGTTCCCCGACGAGACGGGCGGCCCGGGCGCGCCGGGCAGCGCCGTGAACGTGCCGCTGCCGCCCGGGGTCGACGACGCCGGCTGGCTGCGCGCGTTCCACGCGGTGGTGCCGTCGGTGCTGCGGGCGTTCCGGCCGCAGCTTCTGGTGACCCAGTGCGGGGCGGACGGGCACCGCATCGACCCTCTCGCCGACCTGCACCTGAGCGTCGACGGGCAGCGCGCCACCTACCTGGCGTTGCGGGCGCTTGCCGACGAGCTGTGCGACGGCCGCTGGGTGGCCACCGGCGGCGGCGGGTACGCCCTCGTCGAGGTGGTGCCCCGCGCCTGGACCCACCTGCTCGCGGTGGCGACCGGCGACCCGATCGACCCGGCGACGCTCACCCCGCCCGGCTGGCGCGGCCTCGCCGCCGCCCGCCGCCCCGGCCGGGAGGTGCCGCTGCGGATGACCGACGACGCCGACCCCGCGTTCGCGCCGTGGCAGCCGACCGGCGAGCCGAACCCGGTGGACCGGGCCATCGCGGCGACCCGCAAGGCGGTGTTCCCGCTGCTCGGCCTCGACCCGCACGACCCGCGGGACTGA
- a CDS encoding sulfurtransferase: MSGTEESLVEADRLAAELDSADPPALLDVRWRLAGPPGREDHAAGHLPGAVFVDLDAALCGPPGAAGRHPLPDPAALQAALRAAGVRAGHPVVVYDGGDGLGAARAWWTLRWAGHRPVRVLHGGFPAWVAAGLPVSTDVPTPAPGDVTVRPGGLPVLDAAAAAALAAAGDGTLLDVRAAARFRGEHEPVDPVAGHVPGAVNLPAGEYVGPDGRFPSGAALRERFAAAGVADAAAVGAYCGSGVTAAQAVLALHLAGRPDAALYVGSWSNWVADPSRPVATGG; the protein is encoded by the coding sequence ATGTCCGGTACCGAGGAGTCGCTGGTCGAGGCCGACCGGCTCGCGGCGGAGCTCGACTCCGCCGACCCGCCCGCCCTGCTCGACGTCCGGTGGCGGCTCGCCGGCCCGCCCGGCCGCGAGGACCACGCCGCCGGTCACCTGCCGGGCGCGGTCTTCGTGGACCTGGACGCCGCGCTGTGCGGGCCGCCCGGCGCGGCCGGCCGGCATCCGCTGCCCGACCCCGCCGCCCTCCAGGCCGCGTTGCGGGCCGCCGGGGTCCGCGCCGGTCACCCCGTCGTCGTGTACGACGGCGGCGACGGCCTCGGCGCGGCGCGGGCCTGGTGGACGCTGCGCTGGGCCGGGCACCGGCCGGTCCGGGTGCTGCACGGCGGCTTCCCGGCCTGGGTGGCCGCCGGCCTGCCCGTGTCGACGGACGTGCCCACCCCGGCCCCCGGGGACGTGACCGTCCGCCCGGGCGGGCTGCCGGTGCTCGACGCCGCCGCGGCCGCCGCGCTCGCCGCCGCTGGCGACGGGACGCTGCTCGACGTGCGGGCCGCGGCCCGCTTCCGGGGCGAGCACGAGCCGGTCGACCCGGTGGCCGGGCACGTGCCGGGCGCGGTGAACCTGCCCGCCGGGGAGTACGTCGGCCCGGACGGCCGCTTCCCGTCCGGCGCGGCGCTGCGGGAGCGGTTCGCCGCCGCCGGGGTGGCCGACGCCGCGGCCGTGGGGGCGTACTGCGGGTCCGGGGTGACCGCCGCGCAGGCCGTGCTCGCCCTGCACCTGGCGGGCCGCCCGGACGCCGCCCTCTACGTCGGATCGTGGAGCAACTGGGTGGCCGACCCGTCCCGCCCCGTCGCCACCGGCGGCTGA
- a CDS encoding metal-dependent transcriptional regulator, with amino-acid sequence MRHDLVDTTEMYLRTILELEEEGVPPLRARIAERLRQSGPTVSQTVARMERDGLLTVEGDRHLALTPLGRASAVSVMRKHRLAELLLVNVIGMPYEEAHEEACRWEHVMSDAVEQRVYDLLNRPTRSPYGNPIPGLEELGTPEQPTDRSDGERNLAFPGLTGTVVVRRICESVQTDADVLRQLHAAGVDPGATVTVAQERDGVSIDRSGDRVRLPREVASRVFVAAR; translated from the coding sequence ATGCGCCACGATCTAGTGGACACGACCGAGATGTACCTGCGCACCATCCTCGAACTCGAGGAGGAGGGCGTCCCGCCGTTGCGCGCCCGGATCGCCGAGCGGCTGCGCCAGAGCGGTCCCACCGTCAGCCAGACCGTCGCCCGGATGGAACGCGACGGGCTGCTCACCGTCGAGGGCGACCGGCACCTCGCGCTGACCCCGCTGGGCCGCGCGTCCGCCGTGTCCGTGATGCGCAAGCACCGGCTCGCCGAGCTGCTGCTGGTCAACGTCATCGGGATGCCCTACGAGGAGGCCCACGAGGAGGCCTGCCGGTGGGAGCACGTGATGAGCGACGCGGTCGAGCAGCGGGTGTACGACCTGCTCAACCGCCCCACCCGCTCCCCGTACGGCAACCCGATCCCGGGTCTGGAGGAGCTGGGCACCCCCGAGCAGCCGACCGACCGCAGCGACGGCGAGCGCAACCTGGCGTTCCCGGGGCTCACCGGCACGGTGGTCGTGCGGCGGATCTGCGAGAGCGTGCAGACCGACGCCGACGTGCTGCGGCAGCTGCACGCCGCCGGGGTCGACCCGGGCGCGACCGTGACCGTGGCCCAGGAGCGCGACGGCGTCTCCATCGACCGCTCCGGCGACCGGGTCCGGCTGCCCCGCGAGGTCGCCTCCCGGGTCTTCGTCGCCGCCCGCTGA
- a CDS encoding DUF5522 domain-containing protein yields MGGERVPLADRPLTEPHPSRLPPQHPHRERVLAAHAAALAAGQAGYPDPETGLFVLTAGFLARRGTCCGRGCRHCPYVAD; encoded by the coding sequence GTGGGGGGAGAGCGGGTGCCGTTGGCGGATCGGCCGCTGACCGAGCCGCACCCGTCGCGGCTGCCGCCGCAGCACCCGCACCGGGAGCGGGTCCTCGCCGCGCATGCCGCCGCCCTCGCGGCGGGGCAGGCCGGCTATCCCGATCCGGAGACCGGCCTGTTCGTGCTCACCGCCGGTTTCCTGGCCCGCCGGGGCACCTGCTGCGGGCGGGGCTGCCGGCACTGCCCGTACGTGGCCGACTGA
- a CDS encoding class I SAM-dependent DNA methyltransferase, protein MGEPNWLRETRAAYDEVAVDYARLVHGELRHKPLERALLATFAELVGGGGTTRAATSGPVVEVGCGTGRITAHLRGLGLAVAGLDLSPGMVAVARQSWPGVRFAVASMTDLPLADAGLAGLVAWYSIIHLPPEALPAVFAEFHRVLAPGGELLLAFKAGDKRIRLEQAYGHTVSYDVHWLPPDRIAAQLAAAGFAVHARLVREPEDYERGPQAYLLARRTRHADPT, encoded by the coding sequence ATGGGGGAACCGAACTGGCTGCGGGAGACCCGCGCCGCGTACGACGAGGTGGCCGTCGACTACGCCCGGCTGGTCCACGGTGAGCTGAGGCACAAGCCGTTGGAGCGGGCCCTGCTGGCCACCTTCGCCGAGCTGGTCGGCGGTGGTGGGACCACCCGGGCGGCCACGTCCGGGCCGGTCGTGGAGGTCGGCTGTGGCACCGGCCGGATCACCGCCCACCTGCGTGGCCTCGGGCTGGCCGTCGCCGGCCTCGACCTCTCCCCGGGGATGGTCGCCGTGGCCCGCCAATCCTGGCCGGGGGTGCGCTTCGCCGTCGCCTCGATGACCGACCTGCCGCTGGCCGACGCCGGCCTCGCCGGGCTCGTCGCCTGGTACTCGATCATCCATCTGCCGCCGGAGGCGCTGCCGGCCGTCTTCGCGGAGTTCCACCGGGTGCTCGCCCCGGGCGGCGAGCTGCTGCTCGCGTTCAAGGCCGGCGACAAGCGGATCCGCCTGGAGCAGGCGTACGGCCACACCGTCTCCTACGACGTGCACTGGCTGCCGCCGGACCGGATCGCCGCGCAGCTCGCCGCCGCCGGGTTCGCCGTGCACGCCCGCCTGGTCCGGGAGCCCGAGGACTACGAGCGCGGCCCTCAGGCGTACCTGCTGGCCCGCCGGACCCGTCACGCCGACCCGACGTAG